Proteins encoded together in one Amphiprion ocellaris isolate individual 3 ecotype Okinawa chromosome 14, ASM2253959v1, whole genome shotgun sequence window:
- the zgc:153990 gene encoding nuclear apoptosis-inducing factor 1, with amino-acid sequence MSSPIYYNQDSVTRFKKRKARFSFSEVHILLDEVRKHRMVVVGKFNRGVPTDIKKRTWAEITARVNEIGECQREVIEVIKKWSDLKCDTKRKVAAMRSGTVPNRGLNSRLSRDLNQTEKIVLQILEMDEEDQNTGDFGPLGDDDDVPEEEEEMEEEDVMGMQNSPNGGLETASMPPPQSSYTMSGPAQSGDSSQPSFDVQYDVPPSEDTEPPFGDSDDDQRDDVLPSNPSSKPTDHQVNNGIQKQGQPQTSSGSSASAATLPMKDQPSQNPRDSMLQNASLSLQEQHATNILLETVSRSLELLSESVQQLAETQQEFVRESLQLQRETVQVLRDFTGGAIALMHDKLNGRPAL; translated from the exons ATGTCTTCACCAATATACTATAACCAAGACAGTGTTACCCGtttcaagaaaagaaaagctcgTTTCTCATTCAGTGAAGTCCACATACTGTTGGATGAAGTGAGGAAGCATCGTATGGTTGTTGTGG GCAAATTCAACCGTGGTGTGCCAACTGACATAAAGAAACGCACCTGGGCAGAGATTACTGCACGTGTCAATGAGATTGGGGAGTGCCAACGCGAAGTCATAGAGGTCATCAAGAAATGGTCTGACCTAAAGTGTGACACCAAGCGGAAAGTGGCTGCCATGCGGTCTGGGACAGTGCCCAACAGAGGCCTCAACTCACGTCTTTCCAGAGACCTTAATCAGACAGAGAAAATAGTGCTCCAGATTCTGGAGATGGACGAGGAAGATCAGAACACCGGTGACTTTGGCCCACTTGGAGATGATGACGATGTgccagaagaggaagaagaaatggAAGAGGAGGATGTGATGGGAATGCAGAATTCTCCCAACGGCGGCTTGGAAACGGCATCCATGCCTCCACCTCAGTCTTCCTACACAATGAGCGGACCTGCACAGTCAG GGGACTCGTCACAGCCTTCCTTTGATGTGCAATATGACGTACCTCCATCAGAAG ATACTGAACCTCCATTTGGAGATTCAGACGATGACCAAAGGGATGACGTGCTTCCTTCGAATCCATCATCAAAACCAACAGATCACCAAGTAAACAATGGCATCCAGAAGCAAGGACAACCTCAGACATCCTCCGGCTCGTCCGCCTCGGCGGCCACGCTTCCAATGAAAGATCAGCCCTCACAGAATCCAAGGGATAGCATGTTACAAAACGCATCGCTGAGCCTTCAGGAGCAGCATGCAACCAACATCCTGCTGGAGACTGTTTCACGCTCCCTGGAGCTTCTGTCTGAGTCGGTGCAGCAGCTGGCAGAGACTCAGCAGGAATTTGTGCGCGAGTCTCTGCAGCTCCAGCGGGAGACGGTGCAGGTTCTCAGAGACTTCACAGGTGGAGCCATTGCACTCATGCATGACAAACTAAATGGACGGCCAGCATTATAA